Genomic segment of Streptomyces sp. NA02950:
CATCGACCCGGTCCCGCTCTCACCGGTCTCCATCGTCTGGCGCAAGGGCCTGCGCCACCCCGGGCTGACGGCCCTGCTCGCCGCCGCCCACGACCTCGGCGCCCGGCACCGCTGGCTGGACCGCCCGCACAACGCCTGGCTCCCTGGGGGAACCGACGAGATGTGCTGATCAGCGGCGATACGGCGCCTCTCAGGGCGCCGGGCCGTGGCACGGAGTGGTGACATCGTCGTAGGCCAGATGCATGATCATGCCGCTCTCGGAACGTTCGAAGTGGTGCGCACCCTCACCGCCCCGCCCCCCGCCAGGTGAGAGCAAGGTTTCGTCGGTGTCACCTGCCGCCACAGCCCGGTAATGCGCCGTCCCTAGCGTCGGTCAGCAACACCGAGCACCGTGGAGGCGCCGCGATGACTGCCCCGACCACCACCGCACGCAAGGGGGGCCGCTGGATCGAGCAGTGGGACCCTGAGGACGAGACCTTCTGGAAGGAGACCGGCCGCCGGACCGCCACCCGCAACCTGGTCTTCTCCATCCTCTCCGAACACATCGGCTTCTCCGTCTGGAGCCTGTGGTCGGTGATGGTCCTGTTCATGGGGCCCGAGTACGGGGTGGACCCGGCCGGCAAGTTCTTCCTGGTCGCCGTGCCGACGCTGATCGGCGGGATCCTGCGGGTGCCGTACACCTTCGCGGTCGCGCGCTTCGGCGGCCGCAACTGGACGGTCATCAGCGCCGGGATGCTGCTCCTGCCCACCATCGCGGCCGCCGTGGTGATGAAGCCCGGCACCTCGTACACCACCTTCATGGTGGTGGCGGCGCTCACCGGAGTGGGCGGCGGCAACTTCGCCTCCTCCATGACCAACATCAACTCCTTCTATCCGCTGCGCAAGAAGGGCTGGGCGCTCGGCCTCAACGCGGGCGGCGGCAATGTCGGCGTGGCCGTGATCCAGCTGGCCGCTCTGCTGGTGATCGGCACCGCGGGCGCCGGGCACCCGCGGCTGCTGCTGGCCGTCTACATCCCGCTGGTCGTGGTGGCGGCGGCCCTCGCGGCGGTGTTCATGGACAACCTGGCGCCGGTGAGGAACGACACCGGAGCGGCCAAGGAGGCGGCCAGGGACGCCCACACCTGGATCATGTCGTTCCTCTACATCGGCACCTTCGGCTCGTTCATCGGCTACAGCTTCGCCTTCGGTCTGGTGCTCCAGAACCAGTTCGACCGCACTCCGCTCCAGGCCGCCTCGCTCACCTTCATCGGCCCCCTGCTGGGCTCTCTGATCCGCCCCGTCGGCGGCCGCCTCGCCGACATCTACGGCGGCGCGAAGATCACGCTGTGGAACTTCCTCGCCATGGGTGCCGCGTCGCTTCTGGTCGTCTACGCCTCCGCCCATAAGTCGCTGGGCGTCTTCCTCACCGGCTTCATCGCCCTGTTCGTCCTCAGCGGCCTGGGCAACGGCTCCACCTACAAGATGATCCCGGGCATCTTCCAGGCGAAGGCGGTCGCCCGCGGTCTGGCGGGGGAGCAGGCCGCGGCCTACGGACGGCGGCTGTCGGGCGCCTCCATGGGGCTCATCGGGGCGGTCGGCGCGCTCGGCGGTCTCGGCATCAACCTGGCCTTCCGGCAGTCGTTCCTGACCACCCACTCGGGCACCCCCGCCTTCGTCTCCTTCCTCGCCTACTACGCCCTCTGCTCCGCGGTCACCTGGGCCGTATACCTGCGCAGGGCCCGCACGGCGGCCGTGCCCGCCGCGGCCGGGGGCGGGAGCGCAGCGCCCGCGGCCGCCGGGGACGGTGCGCGGACGGCCGGGCCGCATGAACCGCGGGACCAGCGGCAACCCGTCTACGCGGACATCTGAGCGCCGCGGGCCCGCCGCCCGCGCGCGGGGTGTGCGGCCGGCGGGAAGCCGTCGGCCGTACACCCCGTTACACCTGGGTAACCTCCGCGAACCGCGACCGTCACGGGACGGGGGCAGGATGCGGAATCCGGAGGGGCCCATACGACAGTGAATCGGGACGAGAGCCATGCACCGAGACCAGACCACCGCGGCGGCGGGCGGGGTCGGCGTACGCCGTCCGCCGCTCCGCGGCGCGACCGCCGAGGACGCTCCCGTGGGCCCGCTGGCCGGGTTCACCGTGGGTGTCACCGCGGCCCGCCGGGCGGACGAGCTCGGCGCCCTGCTGCGGCGCCGCGGCGCCGAGGTGATGCACGCGCCCGCGCTGCGCATCGTGCCGCTCGCCGACGACTCCGAGCTGCTCGCGGCCACCAAGCGGCTGCTCGGCCACACCCCCGACGTGGTCGTGGCGACCACCGCCATCGGCTTCCGCGGCTGGGTCGAGGCGGCCGACGGCTGGGGGCTGGGCGAGGCGCTGCTCGACCGGCTGCGCGGGGTCCGGCTGCTGGCCCGCGGGCCCAAGGTGCGCGGGGCGATCCGCGCCGCCGGGCTCACCGAGGAGTGGTCACCGGCCTCGGAGTCGATGGCCGAGGTGCTGGACCGGCTGCTGGAGGAGGGCGTCGACGGCCGTCGGGTCGCCGTCCAGCTGCACGGCGAACCGCTGCCCGGCTTCGTGGAGGCGCTGCGCGCCGGTGGAGCGGAGGTGGTCGGGGTGCCGGTCTACCGGTGGATGCCGCCGGAGGACATCGCGCCCGTCGACCGGCTGCTGGACGCCACCGTCGCCCGTGCCCTGGAGGCCGTCACCTTCACCAGCGCGCCCGCCGCCGCGAGTCTGCTGGACCGGGCCGAACAGCGGGGGATACGCGCGGAGTTGATCGACGCCCTGCGCCACGACGTGCTGCCCGCGTGCGTCGGTCCGGTGACCGCGCTGCCGCTGGAGGCCCACGACATTCCGACCAGCCAGCCCGAACGGTTCCGGCTCGGCCCGCTCGTACAGCTGCTGGCCCATGAACTTCCCGGCCGAGTACGGCCGTTGCCGGTGGCCGGGCGGCGGCTGGAGATCCGCGGCCACGCCGCGGTGGTCGATGGCGAGCTGCGCACCGTGCCGCCCGCGGGCATGGCGCTGCTGCGCGCGCTGGCCCGCCGTCCGGGCTGGGTGGTCTCCCGCGCCGAACTGCTGCGCGCGCTGCCGGGAGCCGGGCGCGACGAGCACGCGGTGGAGACCGCGATGGCCCGGCTGCGCAGCGCGCTGGGCGCCCCGAAGCTCATCCAGACCGTGGTCAAACGCGGCTACCGGCTGGCGCTGGACCCGGCCGCGGACACCAAGTACGGCGACACCGCGGCGGGTTGACCACAGCCACCGGCCGGGGGCACCCCCCAGCGGTAGCTGGGGGGAAGAGACCGGGCCTCAAAAGACATGACGCAGGCCCCGGATGGGGGGACCGGGGCCTGCGGGGCGGAGATGGGGAGGGAGCCCTTCCTGGTGACCGGCACCCGCCCGGTGCCGGCTTCTCGGACTCCAGTACGTGCCGCACACCCGGAAGCGTTCAGTCCGCAATTGCGGTAAACGTCACAGGAATCCCGGTGAACGCCGTGCCATTCCCATCCGTACCCCCTCGACCCGGCGGCTTGCGTACGCAAAGATGCCCTCGTGACCGAGAGGACGACACCGGACGACGCGCTGATGCGCGCGCTCTACGCGGAGCACGCGGGCCCGCTTCTCGCCTTCGTCCTGCGCCTGGTGGCCGGCGACCGGCACCGCGCCGAGGACGTGGTCCAGGAGACGCTGCTGCGGGCCTGGCGGAACGCCGACCAACTCCAGCGCGCGGGAGGGTCGGTACGCCCCTGGCTGGTGACCGTGGCCCGCCGCATCGTCATCGACGGCCACCGGCAGCGCCGAGCCCGCCCCCACGAAGTCGACGCCTCACCCCTCGAGGTCATGCCCGCCGCGGACGACATCGACCGCGCCCTGCGCCAGATGACCATCTCCGACGCCCTCGCCGATCTCACCGATGCGCACAGACAGGCGCTCGTGGAGACATACTTCAAGGGACGGACGGTGAGTGAGGCGGCCGAGGTGTTGCGTGTACCGCCGGGGACGGTGCGGTCCCGGGTCTTCTACGCGCTGCGCTCCCTGAAGCTCTCGCTCCAGGAACGGGGGGTGACGGCATGATGCCGGCAGCGGACGACCAGCAGCACACGGCCGTCGGCGCCTACGCGCTCGGCGTGCTCGACCCCGCCGACGCGGCGCGTTTCGAGGAGCACCTCATCGGCTGCGACCGGTGCGCCGCCGAGCTCGACGAACTGATGGGCATCCCGCCGCTGCTGGCCGACTTCGCCACCGCCCCCGACGGACGGCCGCTCCCGGATCCGGCCGGGCTCACCGCCCGCCCCGGGCCGGAACTGCTCGACCGATTGCTGACCGAGGTCACGGCCGGTCGCCGGGCGTCCGGCAGACGGCGGCTCTACCTCGTCGCCGCGGCCGCCGTCCTCATTGTCGGCGGCCCGCTCGCGGGTGCCGCCCTCACCGCCGCCTCCGACGACGGCGGCGGGAAGCCGCCGGTCGCCGCCGCGGCCAAGCAGGTCTACGAGCAGGGACAGAAGAAGTTCACCGCGGTCGACCCGGTCACCAAGGTGGACGCCTCCGTCGCCCTCGAACAGAAGGGCTGGGGCACCGCCGTCGCCCTCAAGCTGGGCAATGTGAAGGGGCCGCGCTCCTGCGACCTGGTCGCCGTCGGCAAGGACGGCCACGAGGAGACGGTGACCACCTGGGCCGTGCCCACCTCGGGCTACGGCGTCAAGGACGGCGACGGCTCGCGCTGGAGCAAGGAGCCGCTGTACGCCCAGGGCGGCGCCGCCATGAACCAGGAGGACATCGCCCGGTTCGAGATCCGCACCCTCGACGGCCAGCGGCTGGCCAAGGTCGAGCTCTAGGGGCTCCGGGCCGTCCATCGGTCACCGCACTGTCCACAGGTCACCGCCGGGATCGGCGGTGACCTGTCCGACCTGCGCGGGAGACCGGACGCGAGACCCGTGCGGGAGACACTGGAGACGGCGCAAAAGGGGTGTACGGTTGACGGCTGCCCTAGGGAGACAGAAGGGGGCTTGGGTGGCCGCGCAGAACGCCACGCATGACAGCCGCACGGCTCCGCCGCGGGACGGCGGGGACGGGGTCCGGGACCGCGAGATCCGGACCGAGCAGGCGCACCTGGACCGGGTGTACCACCGCCTCGAGGAGAAGATCCACGAGGCGGAGTTCCTCATGGACGACGCCGCCAGGCGCGGCCAGGTCGGCACGCCCGGCGCACTCGCCGAGCGGGACGCCCAGGTGTTCCGCGCCGGGGTCCACCTCAACCGGCTGAACAGCGAATTCGAGGACTTCCTCTTCGGCCGGATCGATCTGCTGCTCGGCAAGGACGGCGAACGCGGTCCGGACGGTGCCTACACCTCCGTGGAGCCCGCCGACGACGCCATCCGCTCCGCGGAGGACGGCGACCGCGCCGAGATCGCCGAGACCCTGCACATCGGCCGCATCGGCGTCCTGGACGCCGACTACGCCCCGCTGGTGATCGACTGGCGGGCGCCCGCCGCCGCGCCGTTCTACCGCTCCACCCCGGTCGCCCCCGGCCGGGTGGTCCGCCGCCGGGTCATCCGCAGCAAGGGCCGCCGGGTGCTCGGCGTCGAGGACGACCTGCTGCGCCCGGAGCTGACCGCGACCCTCGACGGCGGCGCGCTGCCGGTGGTCGGGGACGGGGCGCTGATGGCGGCGCTCGGCCAGGCCCGCGGCCACACCATGCGCGACATCGTCGCCTCCATCCAGGCCGAACAGGACCTGGTGATCCGGGCGCCCGCCGCCTCCGTCACCGAGGTCGAGGGCGGTCCCGGCACCGGCAAGACCGCGGTCGCGCTGCACCGCGCCGCGTATCTGCTCTACCAGGACCGGCGGCGGTACGCGGGCGGCATCCTGGTCGTCAGCCCCACCCCGCTGCTGGTCGCCTACACCGAGGGCGTGCTGCCCTCGCTGGGCGAGGAGGGGCAGGTCGCCATCCGCGCCGTCGGGTCCCTGGTGGACGGCGCCGAGGCCACCACCTACGACGATCCGGCCGTGGCCCGGATCAAGGGCTCCTCGCGGATGCAGAAAGTGCTGCGCAAGGCGGCCCGCGGCGCCCTGGAGCTGCCCCGCGGCGGCAGACCCGGCGCGGGCCCCGGAGAGAGACCCGACGGCCCGCCCGAGCGGCTGCGGGTGGTCGCCTTCGGCGCCCGGGTGGAGCTGGAGGCCGACGAGCTGCGCCGGATCCGGCAGCACGCGCTGGGCGGCACCGCCCCGGTCAATCTGCTGCGCC
This window contains:
- a CDS encoding NarK/NasA family nitrate transporter — translated: MTAPTTTARKGGRWIEQWDPEDETFWKETGRRTATRNLVFSILSEHIGFSVWSLWSVMVLFMGPEYGVDPAGKFFLVAVPTLIGGILRVPYTFAVARFGGRNWTVISAGMLLLPTIAAAVVMKPGTSYTTFMVVAALTGVGGGNFASSMTNINSFYPLRKKGWALGLNAGGGNVGVAVIQLAALLVIGTAGAGHPRLLLAVYIPLVVVAAALAAVFMDNLAPVRNDTGAAKEAARDAHTWIMSFLYIGTFGSFIGYSFAFGLVLQNQFDRTPLQAASLTFIGPLLGSLIRPVGGRLADIYGGAKITLWNFLAMGAASLLVVYASAHKSLGVFLTGFIALFVLSGLGNGSTYKMIPGIFQAKAVARGLAGEQAAAYGRRLSGASMGLIGAVGALGGLGINLAFRQSFLTTHSGTPAFVSFLAYYALCSAVTWAVYLRRARTAAVPAAAGGGSAAPAAAGDGARTAGPHEPRDQRQPVYADI
- a CDS encoding uroporphyrinogen-III synthase, whose amino-acid sequence is MHRDQTTAAAGGVGVRRPPLRGATAEDAPVGPLAGFTVGVTAARRADELGALLRRRGAEVMHAPALRIVPLADDSELLAATKRLLGHTPDVVVATTAIGFRGWVEAADGWGLGEALLDRLRGVRLLARGPKVRGAIRAAGLTEEWSPASESMAEVLDRLLEEGVDGRRVAVQLHGEPLPGFVEALRAGGAEVVGVPVYRWMPPEDIAPVDRLLDATVARALEAVTFTSAPAAASLLDRAEQRGIRAELIDALRHDVLPACVGPVTALPLEAHDIPTSQPERFRLGPLVQLLAHELPGRVRPLPVAGRRLEIRGHAAVVDGELRTVPPAGMALLRALARRPGWVVSRAELLRALPGAGRDEHAVETAMARLRSALGAPKLIQTVVKRGYRLALDPAADTKYGDTAAG
- a CDS encoding sigma-70 family RNA polymerase sigma factor; translation: MTERTTPDDALMRALYAEHAGPLLAFVLRLVAGDRHRAEDVVQETLLRAWRNADQLQRAGGSVRPWLVTVARRIVIDGHRQRRARPHEVDASPLEVMPAADDIDRALRQMTISDALADLTDAHRQALVETYFKGRTVSEAAEVLRVPPGTVRSRVFYALRSLKLSLQERGVTA
- a CDS encoding anti-sigma factor, with translation MMPAADDQQHTAVGAYALGVLDPADAARFEEHLIGCDRCAAELDELMGIPPLLADFATAPDGRPLPDPAGLTARPGPELLDRLLTEVTAGRRASGRRRLYLVAAAAVLIVGGPLAGAALTAASDDGGGKPPVAAAAKQVYEQGQKKFTAVDPVTKVDASVALEQKGWGTAVALKLGNVKGPRSCDLVAVGKDGHEETVTTWAVPTSGYGVKDGDGSRWSKEPLYAQGGAAMNQEDIARFEIRTLDGQRLAKVEL
- a CDS encoding UvrD-helicase domain-containing protein, yielding MAAQNATHDSRTAPPRDGGDGVRDREIRTEQAHLDRVYHRLEEKIHEAEFLMDDAARRGQVGTPGALAERDAQVFRAGVHLNRLNSEFEDFLFGRIDLLLGKDGERGPDGAYTSVEPADDAIRSAEDGDRAEIAETLHIGRIGVLDADYAPLVIDWRAPAAAPFYRSTPVAPGRVVRRRVIRSKGRRVLGVEDDLLRPELTATLDGGALPVVGDGALMAALGQARGHTMRDIVASIQAEQDLVIRAPAASVTEVEGGPGTGKTAVALHRAAYLLYQDRRRYAGGILVVSPTPLLVAYTEGVLPSLGEEGQVAIRAVGSLVDGAEATTYDDPAVARIKGSSRMQKVLRKAARGALELPRGGRPGAGPGERPDGPPERLRVVAFGARVELEADELRRIRQHALGGTAPVNLLRPRARRLLLDALWARSGAQRRYTDPELAAEAREGFDEDISSEDVFQEFLDAWWPELTPRSVLAAMADEKRLGRWSRRVLNPRETRLVARSLTRLGDDGQGPLSVHDVALLDELQTVLGAPARPAAPREADPLDHLTGLDELTTYADRTGRRRTRADRLERERADYAHVIVDEAQDLTPMQWRMVGRRGRHATWTVVGDPAQSSWSDPDEAGAARDEALGTRPRRRFTLTVNYRNPAEIAELAARVLALAMPGTPSPEAVRSTGVEPRFAPGENGDLGAAARAEAVRLLAEVDGTVGVVVAMNRREQARGWLDGLGGRVVVLGSLEAKGLEYDATVVVSPAEIADESPAGLRVLYVALTRATQRLTVVSGARDEPDVRGVPDLLRD